The following proteins come from a genomic window of Trifolium pratense cultivar HEN17-A07 linkage group LG4, ARS_RC_1.1, whole genome shotgun sequence:
- the LOC123920261 gene encoding cytochrome P450 83B1-like, which yields MTMLSLLILVLCIIFSLLLVFMKHRRTNINAPYPPGPRGLPIIGNLHQLDNSILYLQFSKLSKIYGPLFSLQLGFRKAIVVSSAKIAKEIFKNNDHAFANRPILYGQHKLSYNGLDIVFSHYSDFWRDMRKTCVIHIFSNKRISSYSSIRKFEVKKMIKKISNHASSSVVTNLSELFSSLTSTIICRIAFGMRYEDEGVDSSKFHGMLHEFEAMLTAFFVSDYIPFMGWIDKLRGLHSRLDRIFKEFDEFYQEVIDEHLDPNRQQIDEVIVDVLLQLKKQNLFSIDLTFDHIKAVLMDILVAATDTTSATLVWTMTALIKNPKVMKKVQQEIRSSRVKKDFLDEEDIQNFSYLKAVIKETLRLYLPNTLLVPRETRENCTIGGYQIPAKTIVYVNAWAIHRDSDVWKNPEEFYPERFLKSSINFLGQDFELIPFGAGRRICPGISMAVASLELILANLLYSFDWELPHGLVKEDIDFEMLPGIAQHKKNHLCLSAKILM from the exons AGACAATTCTATTCTTTATCTTCAATTTTCAAAACTTTCAAAAATCTATGGACCATTATTTTCACTTCAACTTGGTTTTAGAAAAGCTATTGTTGTTTCTTCAGCTAAAATTGCCaaagaaatatttaaaaacaatgATCATGCATTTGCTAATAGACCAATCTTATATGGCCAACATAAATTATCTTATAATGGGTTAGATATTGTATTTTCTCATTATAGTGATTTTTGGAGAGATATGAGAAAAACTTGTGTTATTCATATATTTAGCAATAAGCGTATTTCATCTTATTCCTCTATAAGAAAGTTTGAGGTGAAGAAAATGATCAAAAAAATTTCTAATCATGCTTCTTCTTCTGTTGTTACAAATTTGAGTGAATTATTTAGTTCTCTCACAAGTACAATAATTTGTAGGATTGCTTTTGGGATGAGGTATGAGGATGAAGGAGTAGATAGTAGTAAATTCCATGGAATGTTGCATGAGTTTGAGGCGATGTTAACGGCTTTCTTTGTTTCTGATTATATTCCGTTCATGGGTTGGATTGATAAACTTAGAGGATTGCATAGTCGTCTTGATAGAATTTTCAAGGAGTTTGATGAGTTTTACCAAGAGGTTATTGATGAACATTTGGATCCAAATAGACAACAAATAGATGAAGTTATTGTTGATGTCTTACTccaattgaagaaacaaaatttgttttcaattgatCTTACTTTTGATCACATCAAAGCCGTCCTCATG GATATACTTGTAGCTGCAACAGATACTACATCAGCCACATTAGTTTGGACAATGACTGCACTAATAAAAAATCCTAAAGTAATGAAAAAGGTACAACAAGAAATTAGAAGTTCAAGAGTTAAAAAAGATTTTCTAGATGAAGAAGATATACAAAATTTCTCTTACTTAAAAGCCGTCATAAAAGAAACGTTGAGATTGTACCTACCAAACACATTGCTTGTGCCAAGGGAAACAAGGGAGAATTGTACTATAGGTGGCTACCAAATTCCAGCAAAAACAATAGTATATGTGAATGCATGGGCTATACATAGAGACTCTGATGTTTGGAAAAATCCAGAAGAGTTTTATCCAGAGAGATTTTTGAAAAGTTCTATAAATTTTTTGGGACAAGATTTTGAATTGATTCCTTTTGGAGCTGGTCGTAGAATATGCCCAGGTATTTCTATGGCAGTTGCATCATTGGAACTTATCCTTGCTAATCTTCTCTATTCGTTTGATTGGGAATTGCCACATGGATTGGTAAAGGAAGATATTGATTTTGAAATGTTGCCAGGAATTGCTCAACATAAGAAGAATCATCTTTGTCTTTCGGCAAAGATCCTTATGTAG